The Mycobacterium sp. 3519A genome contains a region encoding:
- the ptsP gene encoding phosphoenolpyruvate--protein phosphotransferase — MTVGIVVVSHSRALARAAVALAQEMLHGKQIRIAVAAGLDDTTFGTDAAQIVDAINAADQGAGVVVLMDLGSAVLSAELALELLDDEIRDRVVLCPAPLVEGLVVAAVAAANGADSSEVAAEAAGALAGKIGHLGSAPTATPDNDLDADELVGTFVVNNPHGLHARPAARLVQEVRRRDAHARIRNRRTESEWVDAGSLSKIATLGVRSGDEVEVRVSGSQAAESLDHILALAARNFDEAPGEAAPIAQPTTRPAPIGAGAGLGIGPAHPARSGPVDIPDTPADEPAVEWRRVSKAIASVRRTISQLRTRTARDVGETEAAIFDAHQLLLDDTALLDSARRRIDEGASAPSAWSAAVQHLAAEFAVLPDPYLQARADDVRAVGDQVLRAMMGAAENSPGPTGVVVAADLTPAEAADLDPTRVAAVLLAFGSPHAHNVILLRAKGIPVIVGAGPSVLSIPDGTVVAVDGGRGEFIVDPAPDVRREFQDKAAVLAQRQHQAQARAAEPAITRNGVTVAVGANVGSVDDARAAAAHGADLAGLVRTEFLFLGRQDAPDVEEQLAVYRKIAESLDGRRITLRTLDVGGDKPLEFLPAPAEMNPYLGVRGIRLSLAHPDLLTDQLLAMVLVARQTPVSIMFPMIATLDELFSARELLDTAISRAGGERPAGLQVGMMVEVPAAALKAAAFARHVDFFSIGTNDLTQYTMAADRNNDAVASIGDTFDPALLHLIKATCQGAAGNASVSVCGEFAADERAVALLLGLGVDSLSVTPPAIPGTKEAVRDTDTGSAQRVVNTLLAADSATAVRDQLS, encoded by the coding sequence GTGACCGTCGGGATCGTCGTCGTGTCGCATAGCCGTGCGCTGGCAAGGGCGGCGGTGGCGTTGGCCCAGGAGATGTTGCACGGCAAGCAGATTCGCATCGCCGTCGCCGCGGGCCTCGACGACACCACGTTCGGGACGGACGCAGCGCAGATCGTCGACGCGATCAACGCCGCGGACCAGGGCGCGGGCGTGGTGGTGTTGATGGACCTCGGCAGTGCGGTGCTGTCGGCCGAGTTGGCGCTCGAACTTCTCGACGACGAGATCCGCGACCGCGTGGTGCTCTGTCCAGCACCGCTGGTGGAGGGCCTGGTGGTCGCGGCGGTGGCGGCGGCCAACGGCGCGGACAGCAGCGAGGTGGCCGCGGAGGCCGCAGGTGCGTTGGCGGGAAAGATCGGCCACCTCGGGTCCGCGCCGACGGCCACCCCCGACAACGACCTCGACGCCGACGAACTCGTCGGCACCTTCGTCGTCAACAATCCGCACGGATTGCACGCCCGTCCCGCCGCCCGACTGGTGCAAGAGGTGCGCCGTCGCGACGCACACGCACGGATCCGCAACCGCCGAACCGAATCCGAATGGGTTGACGCGGGCAGCCTTTCGAAGATCGCCACCCTCGGTGTGCGGTCAGGCGACGAAGTCGAAGTGCGCGTTTCCGGCAGTCAGGCAGCCGAATCGCTCGACCACATCCTGGCGTTGGCCGCCCGCAACTTCGACGAGGCCCCCGGCGAGGCGGCGCCCATCGCCCAGCCGACGACGCGTCCGGCGCCGATCGGTGCCGGTGCCGGATTGGGCATCGGACCCGCCCACCCGGCACGGTCGGGCCCCGTCGACATTCCCGACACGCCCGCTGACGAGCCCGCCGTCGAGTGGCGCCGGGTCAGCAAGGCGATCGCGTCAGTGCGGCGCACGATCAGCCAACTGCGCACCCGCACCGCGCGTGACGTGGGCGAGACCGAAGCGGCCATCTTCGACGCCCACCAGCTGCTGCTCGACGACACCGCATTGCTCGACAGTGCGCGCAGGCGGATCGACGAAGGGGCGTCCGCGCCCTCGGCGTGGTCGGCCGCCGTCCAGCACCTGGCCGCCGAGTTCGCCGTGCTGCCTGATCCCTACTTGCAGGCCAGGGCCGACGACGTGCGCGCGGTCGGCGATCAGGTGCTGCGGGCGATGATGGGCGCTGCGGAGAACTCGCCGGGGCCGACAGGCGTGGTGGTCGCGGCCGACCTGACACCGGCCGAGGCCGCCGACCTCGACCCCACCCGCGTGGCGGCGGTACTACTTGCGTTCGGCAGCCCGCATGCCCACAACGTGATCCTGTTGCGGGCCAAAGGTATTCCCGTGATCGTCGGAGCGGGCCCGTCGGTGTTGTCGATCCCCGACGGCACAGTTGTCGCGGTCGACGGTGGTCGTGGCGAGTTCATCGTCGACCCGGCACCGGACGTCCGGCGGGAGTTCCAGGACAAGGCGGCCGTACTCGCGCAGCGCCAGCACCAGGCGCAAGCACGTGCCGCCGAACCCGCGATCACTCGGAACGGCGTCACGGTCGCGGTCGGCGCCAACGTTGGTTCGGTGGACGACGCGCGCGCCGCCGCCGCGCACGGCGCTGATCTTGCCGGCCTTGTCCGCACCGAGTTCCTGTTCCTGGGCAGGCAGGACGCACCGGATGTGGAGGAGCAGCTGGCTGTCTATCGCAAGATCGCCGAATCCCTGGATGGACGGCGAATCACGTTGCGCACGTTGGATGTCGGTGGTGACAAGCCGTTGGAGTTCCTGCCTGCGCCCGCCGAGATGAATCCGTATCTCGGCGTACGCGGCATCCGGCTGTCGCTGGCACATCCGGACCTGTTGACCGATCAACTGTTGGCGATGGTGCTCGTAGCACGGCAGACACCCGTCAGCATCATGTTCCCGATGATCGCCACACTCGACGAATTGTTTTCAGCCCGTGAGCTTTTGGACACGGCGATCAGTCGCGCGGGCGGCGAACGTCCCGCCGGGTTGCAGGTCGGGATGATGGTCGAGGTGCCGGCGGCCGCTCTCAAGGCGGCCGCGTTCGCCAGGCACGTCGACTTCTTCTCCATCGGCACCAATGACCTGACGCAGTACACCATGGCCGCCGACCGCAACAACGATGCGGTGGCGTCCATCGGCGACACGTTCGATCCCGCCCTGCTGCACCTCATCAAAGCCACCTGCCAAGGAGCGGCAGGCAACGCGTCCGTATCGGTCTGCGGCGAATTCGCGGCCGATGAGCGGGCCGTCGCACTGCTGCTCGGATTGGGCGTCGACTCGCTGAGCGTCACTCCCCCGGCGATACCCGGCACGAAAGAGGCCGTCCGCGACACGGACACAGGAAGTGCACAGCGCGTGGTGAACACGCTGCTGGCGGCCGACAGCGCCACGGCCGTCAGAGATCAGTTGAGCTGA
- the dhaL gene encoding dihydroxyacetone kinase subunit DhaL — MDLAQLTAWIREYARVIDENAQALTDLDAAIGDADHGINMQRGMTAVSAALDDAAPSDMSALCKQVGMTLVKSVGGASGPLYGTFFLRMAGALGTDDSVDAATFAKALRAGIEGVVQRGRAEAGDKTMFDALSPGLDALDAALASGESLAVALADATVAAEKGRDDTESMVARKGRASYLGQRSVGHVDPGATSAAMLIAAAASAFATGG, encoded by the coding sequence ATGGACCTGGCGCAGCTCACCGCTTGGATTCGTGAATACGCACGCGTCATCGACGAAAACGCGCAAGCGCTCACCGATTTGGACGCGGCCATCGGCGACGCCGACCACGGCATCAACATGCAACGCGGCATGACGGCCGTGTCGGCGGCCCTCGACGATGCCGCGCCTTCCGACATGTCCGCATTGTGCAAACAGGTGGGCATGACCCTGGTGAAGTCGGTCGGCGGCGCCAGCGGCCCGCTGTATGGCACCTTCTTCCTGCGCATGGCAGGCGCACTCGGCACCGACGACAGTGTCGATGCGGCGACGTTCGCAAAGGCCTTGCGCGCCGGTATCGAGGGTGTGGTGCAGCGTGGTCGCGCCGAAGCCGGCGACAAGACGATGTTCGACGCTCTTTCGCCCGGCCTGGACGCGCTCGACGCGGCATTGGCGTCCGGGGAGAGCCTCGCGGTCGCGCTCGCCGATGCCACCGTGGCAGCCGAAAAGGGGCGCGACGACACCGAATCCATGGTTGCCCGCAAGGGCCGTGCCAGCTACCTCGGTCAGCGCAGTGTCGGCCACGTCGATCCTGGCGCCACGTCTGCGGCGATGCTGATCGCGGCGGCGGCTTCGGCCTTCGCGACAGGCGGGTGA
- the dhaK gene encoding dihydroxyacetone kinase subunit DhaK: MKKLINDPADVIAEALRGMATAHPELRIDHANRIVYRGDAPVDGKVGLISGGGSGHEPLHGGFVGRGMLDAACAGEVFTSPVPDQMLEATKNVDGGAGVLHIVKNYTGDVMNFEMAAELADAEGITVESVVVDDDVAVQDSTYTAGRRGVGATVLVEKIAGAAADQGRSLPEVADVARRVNAASRSMGVALTSCTVPAVGHPTFDLSDTEIEVGIGIHGEPGRQRMPMQSARAVAELMLDPVLADLDFAGDDGVILFVNSMGATPLIELYVMYAEFAAILDKAGVRIARSLVGPYITSLDMAGCSVTLLRADDELLRLWDHPVNTPALRRGC, from the coding sequence ATGAAGAAACTCATCAACGATCCCGCCGACGTCATCGCCGAGGCCCTGCGCGGGATGGCCACAGCGCACCCCGAACTGCGCATCGACCACGCCAACCGGATCGTCTACCGCGGCGACGCGCCGGTCGACGGCAAGGTGGGGCTGATCTCCGGTGGAGGATCGGGTCACGAACCGCTGCACGGCGGCTTCGTCGGCCGAGGCATGCTCGACGCCGCTTGTGCCGGTGAGGTTTTCACCTCGCCGGTGCCCGACCAGATGCTCGAGGCGACCAAGAACGTCGACGGCGGCGCCGGGGTGCTGCACATCGTGAAGAACTACACCGGCGACGTGATGAACTTCGAGATGGCCGCCGAACTGGCCGACGCGGAAGGGATCACGGTCGAATCGGTTGTCGTCGACGATGACGTCGCGGTGCAAGACAGCACCTACACCGCGGGGCGTCGCGGCGTGGGCGCGACGGTGCTGGTGGAGAAGATCGCCGGTGCCGCAGCGGATCAGGGACGCAGCCTGCCCGAAGTCGCGGACGTGGCACGGCGCGTCAACGCGGCGTCCCGCAGCATGGGTGTCGCACTGACCTCGTGCACGGTGCCCGCGGTCGGGCATCCGACGTTCGACCTGTCCGACACCGAAATCGAGGTCGGCATCGGCATTCACGGTGAGCCGGGCCGGCAGCGGATGCCCATGCAGTCCGCGCGGGCGGTGGCCGAATTGATGCTCGACCCGGTGCTCGCCGACCTCGACTTCGCGGGAGACGACGGCGTGATCCTCTTCGTCAACAGCATGGGCGCCACCCCGCTGATCGAGTTGTACGTCATGTACGCGGAATTCGCTGCGATCCTCGACAAGGCGGGGGTCAGGATCGCCCGGTCACTGGTCGGCCCGTACATCACCAGCCTCGACATGGCGGGCTGTTCGGTGACGCTGCTGCGCGCCGACGACGAGTTGCTGCGACTGTGGGACCATCCCGTCAACACGCCGGCACTGCGGAGGGGATGCTGA
- a CDS encoding MIP/aquaporin family protein, translating into MDEPSLIQKLAAEAFGTAFLVFIGVGSVPATIIVNGDAPFTMADLGMISFAFATVVVATIYALGHISGNHINPAVTLGLAATGNFPWSRVPAYIAAQVVGAVAGAGAILGVLGTAARDAGLGVATYSASVSPVQAFFAEFVGTFILVFTVFGVIHRKASAGFAGVAIGLVVFAAIIPVAPTTGASINPARTFGPMLVQQIAGGSVSWSQLPVYLAAECLAGVLAAFAYVAISRTRADDAPAAVAVPAEATTAA; encoded by the coding sequence ATGGACGAACCCTCGCTCATCCAGAAACTCGCGGCCGAAGCCTTCGGCACCGCGTTCCTGGTCTTCATCGGCGTCGGATCGGTGCCCGCCACGATCATCGTCAACGGGGACGCACCGTTCACCATGGCCGATCTCGGCATGATCTCGTTCGCGTTCGCGACCGTCGTGGTGGCGACGATCTACGCGCTCGGGCACATCTCCGGAAACCACATCAACCCCGCCGTCACCCTCGGCCTCGCGGCGACGGGCAACTTCCCGTGGTCCCGCGTGCCCGCGTACATCGCCGCGCAGGTCGTCGGTGCGGTCGCCGGCGCGGGGGCGATCCTCGGCGTACTCGGCACGGCCGCCCGCGATGCCGGACTGGGAGTCGCGACGTATTCCGCGAGCGTCTCTCCCGTACAGGCCTTCTTCGCCGAATTCGTGGGTACGTTCATTCTCGTGTTCACCGTCTTCGGCGTGATACACCGCAAGGCCTCGGCGGGTTTCGCCGGTGTCGCCATCGGTTTGGTGGTGTTCGCGGCGATCATCCCGGTGGCACCCACCACGGGCGCGTCGATCAATCCGGCCCGCACGTTCGGCCCCATGCTCGTCCAGCAGATCGCGGGTGGCTCGGTCTCGTGGAGCCAATTGCCGGTCTACCTCGCGGCCGAATGCCTTGCCGGTGTGCTCGCCGCGTTCGCCTACGTCGCGATCTCCAGGACCAGGGCCGACGACGCACCGGCCGCTGTCGCCGTTCCCGCCGAAGCCACCACTGCCGCCTGA
- a CDS encoding IclR family transcriptional regulator, which yields MIQAVDRALRILTVLQGGRRMSLGEIAAAIDLAPSTVHGLVRTLLAHGMVQQELDSGRYRLGPATLRLGNVYLDTLELRSRVAIWAEGLARRTGCAVRTAVLLFDEVVVVAHEPRPDGTRQMPEVGIVIPAHASALGKALLAFQSDYKPDELRSMTGETVTDPAVLADQLEQIRISGIATEVEEAVLGECAAAAPVFDSSAEATGAIGLVVPAARWPLDPEAIDALRDTARTVSRELGSPVWPPRRSC from the coding sequence ATGATCCAGGCGGTGGATCGCGCGCTGCGCATCCTCACGGTGCTGCAAGGCGGCCGTCGGATGAGCCTCGGCGAGATCGCGGCCGCCATCGACCTGGCGCCGTCCACCGTCCACGGGCTGGTGCGCACCCTGTTGGCACACGGCATGGTGCAGCAGGAACTCGACTCCGGTCGCTACCGGCTCGGGCCAGCCACCTTGCGGCTCGGCAACGTCTACCTGGACACCCTCGAACTGCGTTCACGGGTGGCCATCTGGGCCGAGGGGCTGGCCCGACGGACCGGCTGCGCGGTGCGCACCGCGGTGCTGCTGTTCGACGAGGTCGTCGTCGTCGCGCATGAGCCAAGGCCCGACGGCACCCGGCAGATGCCCGAGGTCGGGATCGTGATTCCCGCGCATGCCAGCGCATTGGGCAAGGCGCTGTTGGCGTTTCAATCCGACTACAAACCGGACGAGCTGCGCAGCATGACGGGGGAGACCGTCACCGACCCCGCGGTGCTGGCCGACCAGTTGGAGCAGATCCGCATCTCCGGGATAGCGACCGAGGTCGAAGAGGCTGTGCTGGGTGAATGTGCTGCCGCCGCACCGGTTTTCGACTCATCGGCAGAGGCGACAGGTGCGATCGGGCTGGTGGTGCCCGCCGCGCGGTGGCCGCTGGATCCCGAAGCCATCGACGCGCTGCGTGACACCGCCCGCACGGTGTCGCGCGAACTCGGATCTCCGGTGTGGCCGCCACGCCGGTCCTGTTGA
- a CDS encoding oxidoreductase, producing MSVWFVTGANRGFGAEIVEKALAAGHSVVATARNPAGVSARFPDAGDRLLPVALDVLDEAQAAAAVEAAVERFGRIDVVVNNAGRGLLSAVEEASDAAARAVFDTNVFGILNVLRAVLPTLRAQRSGRIVNLSSIGGFRASAGWGVYCATKFAVEAISEALAGEVGPLGIDVIIVEPGYFRTDFLDASSLDTEGTVIDDYAETAGAVRQHAADANHAQPGDPVKAAAAIVEIASAERPPLRIQLGRDSFGAVAEKLQFVAEEQKAWRELAISTDI from the coding sequence ATGAGCGTCTGGTTTGTCACCGGTGCGAACCGCGGATTCGGAGCGGAGATCGTCGAGAAGGCCCTTGCCGCAGGGCATTCGGTCGTCGCGACCGCGCGGAACCCGGCAGGGGTCAGCGCACGGTTCCCCGATGCTGGTGACCGGTTGCTGCCCGTGGCGCTCGACGTGCTCGACGAGGCGCAGGCGGCCGCGGCGGTCGAGGCGGCCGTAGAGCGATTCGGCCGCATCGATGTCGTGGTCAACAACGCGGGCCGCGGCCTGTTGTCGGCGGTCGAGGAGGCCAGCGACGCCGCCGCGCGGGCGGTGTTCGACACCAACGTCTTCGGCATCCTCAACGTGCTGCGCGCGGTCCTTCCGACGCTGCGGGCACAACGGTCGGGCCGCATCGTCAACCTGTCCTCGATCGGCGGGTTCAGGGCGTCGGCAGGCTGGGGCGTCTACTGCGCCACGAAGTTCGCGGTGGAGGCCATCTCCGAAGCGCTTGCGGGCGAAGTGGGTCCGCTCGGTATCGACGTCATCATCGTCGAGCCCGGCTACTTCCGCACCGACTTCCTCGACGCGTCGAGCCTGGACACCGAGGGCACGGTCATCGACGACTACGCCGAGACCGCCGGTGCGGTCAGGCAGCATGCCGCCGACGCGAACCACGCGCAGCCAGGCGACCCGGTGAAGGCGGCGGCGGCGATCGTGGAGATCGCGTCGGCCGAGCGGCCGCCACTGCGTATCCAATTGGGTCGCGATTCGTTCGGCGCCGTCGCGGAGAAGCTTCAGTTCGTGGCCGAGGAGCAGAAGGCGTGGCGGGAGTTGGCCATTTCGACGGACATCTAA
- a CDS encoding endonuclease domain-containing protein — MAFDWPFLGTEALARGEVNRYQLGTQYDAVFRNVYVPKGQALTAADKAVAAWLWSGRRATVAGLSAAALLGSRWIDAKAPAELNQPSRHKTNGIVLHSDALADDETCLVRGISVTSPARTGFDLGRSRGKTMAVIRVDALMQATDVKTGEIESIAGRHLGARGTVQLREVLNLADAGAESPQETRTRLILTDAGLRPHRTQINIFDDFGEFVHRIDMGWEDWKVGVEYDGIQHWAEPGIRANDIDWHAEAVALGWRIVRVSSDMIRYRRQTIVTRTRAALCAAGAPV, encoded by the coding sequence GTGGCATTCGACTGGCCGTTTCTGGGCACCGAAGCGTTGGCTCGTGGCGAGGTCAACCGCTACCAGCTAGGCACACAGTATGACGCGGTGTTTCGCAACGTCTACGTGCCGAAAGGCCAGGCGCTGACCGCTGCCGACAAGGCAGTTGCCGCCTGGCTTTGGTCGGGGCGTCGGGCCACAGTGGCCGGACTCTCAGCAGCCGCATTGCTCGGTTCGCGGTGGATCGATGCGAAAGCGCCGGCCGAATTGAATCAGCCGAGTCGACACAAGACCAACGGCATCGTCCTGCACAGCGACGCGCTGGCCGACGACGAAACCTGCCTCGTACGCGGAATATCCGTCACGTCACCGGCACGCACAGGCTTCGACCTCGGTCGGAGTCGCGGCAAAACGATGGCCGTCATCCGAGTCGACGCGCTGATGCAAGCCACCGACGTCAAGACCGGAGAGATTGAATCGATCGCGGGCCGCCACCTCGGGGCACGCGGGACGGTGCAGTTACGCGAGGTGCTGAACTTGGCCGACGCCGGCGCGGAGTCACCACAGGAGACACGCACGCGGCTGATCCTGACCGATGCCGGACTGCGGCCGCATCGCACGCAGATCAACATCTTCGATGACTTCGGCGAATTCGTCCACCGAATCGACATGGGTTGGGAGGACTGGAAGGTCGGGGTTGAGTACGACGGCATTCAACATTGGGCTGAACCGGGCATACGCGCCAACGACATCGACTGGCACGCGGAGGCGGTAGCTCTCGGCTGGCGCATCGTCCGTGTCAGCTCTGACATGATCCGTTATCGACGCCAGACCATAGTCACGCGCACCCGCGCGGCGCTATGCGCGGCGGGGGCTCCCGTCTAG
- a CDS encoding YbaK/EbsC family protein, which translates to MTVTLGKLEFVAAGEAPDLVADAVRPHLRDGLWVSAIDPDLADTAAFCDHYDIGLDVSANCVVVEARRADRVWYAACVVLATTRADVNGVVRKHLGARKISFASMDDAVALTGMEYGGITPVGSPADWPILVDANVVDQQRVVIGSGIRGSKLLADTSVLATLPNAEVLDITLRRT; encoded by the coding sequence ATGACGGTGACGCTCGGGAAGCTGGAGTTCGTTGCGGCCGGCGAGGCGCCCGACCTCGTCGCCGACGCAGTGCGGCCACACCTGCGGGACGGGCTGTGGGTCAGTGCCATCGACCCCGACCTGGCCGACACCGCGGCGTTCTGCGACCACTACGACATCGGGCTGGACGTCTCGGCCAACTGTGTAGTCGTGGAGGCGCGGCGGGCCGACCGTGTGTGGTACGCCGCGTGTGTCGTGCTCGCGACCACGCGCGCCGACGTCAACGGTGTCGTCCGCAAACACCTTGGGGCACGCAAGATCTCATTCGCGTCGATGGACGACGCAGTGGCCCTCACCGGGATGGAGTATGGCGGCATCACGCCCGTCGGGTCGCCTGCGGACTGGCCGATACTGGTCGATGCGAACGTCGTCGATCAGCAGCGGGTGGTCATCGGCAGCGGCATTCGCGGTTCCAAGCTGCTCGCGGACACCAGCGTGCTGGCGACGCTGCCGAATGCCGAGGTGCTGGACATCACGCTGCGCCGAACGTGA
- a CDS encoding DUF488 domain-containing protein produces the protein MGARRRIRVARVYDAPEPDEGQRVLVDRLWPRGFRKDDPRVGRWIPKVAASTELRKWYAHDPARFDDFAARYEAELATGESAAALAELRDVVRAGPVTLVTATRDLELSHLAVLARILS, from the coding sequence ATGGGTGCCCGTCGCCGCATCAGGGTCGCGCGCGTGTACGACGCCCCCGAACCCGACGAGGGTCAGCGCGTCCTCGTCGACCGGCTGTGGCCGCGCGGTTTCCGCAAGGACGATCCGCGGGTCGGCCGGTGGATACCGAAGGTCGCGGCGTCCACCGAACTGCGCAAGTGGTACGCCCACGACCCGGCACGGTTCGACGACTTCGCCGCCCGGTACGAAGCCGAGTTGGCGACGGGGGAGAGCGCCGCAGCGCTGGCGGAACTGCGCGACGTCGTGCGCGCCGGCCCGGTCACGCTGGTCACCGCCACCCGCGACCTCGAACTCAGCCACCTCGCGGTGCTGGCGCGGATTTTGTCGTAG
- a CDS encoding GNAT family N-acetyltransferase, translated as MTDIEAPAPVLPRELTDISDVVRAVGAPPTPKLAPPYAIRVADPDADAAMVSEWMNRPHLVEAWEYDWPPARWQRYLRAQLDGEYSRPFICGVRGEPFAYLELYRAAKDSIASRYDADPHDIGMHAAIADLQFVNRGIAPIVLPRLVDSIFELEPRCGRIMFDPDRRNASARRVCEQAGCEFLGEHEMSNRRMALYALPR; from the coding sequence ATGACTGATATCGAGGCGCCCGCACCCGTTCTGCCGCGCGAGCTCACCGACATTTCCGACGTTGTCCGCGCGGTCGGCGCACCGCCGACGCCGAAGTTGGCACCTCCGTACGCCATCCGCGTAGCGGATCCCGACGCCGACGCAGCAATGGTCTCGGAGTGGATGAACCGCCCGCATCTGGTGGAGGCGTGGGAGTACGACTGGCCGCCGGCGCGCTGGCAGCGTTATCTGCGCGCGCAACTCGATGGCGAATACTCCAGGCCGTTTATCTGCGGTGTCCGCGGCGAGCCGTTCGCTTACCTCGAGCTGTACCGCGCAGCCAAAGACTCCATCGCCTCCCGTTATGACGCCGACCCCCACGACATCGGCATGCATGCCGCCATCGCCGACCTGCAATTCGTCAACCGAGGTATCGCGCCGATCGTGTTGCCGCGCTTGGTCGACAGCATTTTCGAACTCGAACCCCGTTGCGGGCGAATCATGTTCGATCCTGACCGTCGCAACGCCAGCGCGCGGAGAGTGTGCGAGCAGGCCGGATGTGAGTTCCTCGGTGAGCATGAGATGTCGAACCGCAGGATGGCGCTGTACGCATTACCGCGATGA
- a CDS encoding DUF190 domain-containing protein, with translation MSADDYLKLTAYFAERLRTGDRFLADALLDLFGESAVHTSIVLRGIASFGPHHELRSDQSLSASEDSPIAIAAVDRAERIAGLADRAVAMTTRGLVTLERARLIGDESPDTVKLTVYLGRQERVSRQPAHQAVCAVLHRHGFAGAAVLLGVDGTRGGQRRRAKFFSRNADVPVMIIAVGTGAQATAAIPEIDAVLRNPLVTLERVQLCKRDGELLTRPAALPATDDNGRALWQKLMVHTSEATLHDGVPIHRAIVQRLFDTNVATGATVLRGIWGFHGDHEPHGDKVIQLTRQVPVTTIVVDSPERIAASFDIIDDLTGRHGLITSELVPALVSIDDGERRGATALASYDY, from the coding sequence GTGAGCGCCGACGACTACCTCAAGCTGACCGCCTACTTCGCTGAGCGGTTGCGCACCGGCGACCGCTTCCTGGCCGACGCTCTGCTCGACCTCTTCGGGGAAAGCGCCGTGCACACCAGCATCGTGCTCCGCGGCATCGCCAGCTTCGGCCCGCACCACGAGTTGCGCAGCGATCAGTCGTTGAGCGCATCGGAGGATTCGCCGATCGCGATTGCCGCGGTCGACCGCGCCGAACGGATCGCTGGGCTTGCCGACCGCGCCGTGGCGATGACCACCCGCGGGCTCGTCACCCTCGAGCGCGCGCGACTGATCGGTGACGAGTCGCCGGACACCGTCAAGCTCACCGTCTACCTCGGGCGTCAGGAACGGGTGTCGAGACAACCCGCCCACCAAGCCGTTTGCGCTGTCCTTCACCGGCACGGCTTCGCCGGTGCCGCAGTGCTTCTCGGCGTCGACGGCACCAGAGGCGGGCAGCGGCGGCGGGCGAAGTTCTTCAGTCGCAATGCCGACGTCCCCGTGATGATCATCGCGGTCGGCACCGGCGCACAGGCCACCGCCGCTATCCCCGAGATCGATGCTGTGCTGCGAAACCCTTTGGTGACGCTGGAACGCGTGCAGCTCTGCAAACGCGACGGTGAGCTTCTGACGCGCCCGGCCGCGCTGCCCGCCACCGATGACAACGGGCGCGCGCTGTGGCAGAAGCTGATGGTGCACACGTCGGAGGCGACACTGCACGACGGCGTACCCATCCACCGCGCCATCGTGCAGCGCCTGTTCGACACCAATGTCGCCACCGGCGCGACTGTGCTGCGTGGCATCTGGGGTTTTCACGGCGACCATGAACCCCACGGCGACAAGGTGATTCAGCTCACCCGGCAAGTGCCGGTGACGACGATCGTCGTCGACAGTCCAGAGCGCATCGCCGCGAGCTTCGACATCATCGACGACCTGACCGGGCGGCACGGACTGATCACCAGCGAGTTGGTGCCTGCCCTGGTTTCGATCGACGACGGCGAGCGCCGGGGCGCGACGGCCCTGGCGAGTTACGACTACTGA